A window of the Euwallacea fornicatus isolate EFF26 chromosome 15, ASM4011564v1, whole genome shotgun sequence genome harbors these coding sequences:
- the LOC136343597 gene encoding solute carrier family 22 member 21-like isoform X1, with protein sequence MASQGHFQQTCQNNPQYLETINKTTFIDSSKQLEEILLQFGKWGKFQYFYYLCLGFAVVFSVFTMNYIFLARDIKYRCLIEECDLKTQTYNTNFLPEYVPFRNGLPERCLRYQPYSAANRSDLELCSNNSKISDSSITIKCSKFVFERKEFTIVHDFGIFCPENLWKLTVVGTISISGELVSLAYSGFLSDRYGRKTIMCASLLMSSLSGLLKSFSLNYSMFLVFEFMDTALGGATYGAAFVLAMELVTAKDRNLGNTIISCVYALGQVIFGIAAWLIPSWRILIRILYFPGLLAIPLWIFLPESLRWLVSKHKSKEAIDILHHIARVNGREIYFEDTQGLQRAFDKSCNEEEHSNASKQSQSGSFLDVLKHPVLLIRSLHCSLTWICCNFVFYGLTIHSVDVSESIYLSFIFSAVAETPGYVIYYYANEKWGRRRLMSSTLILGGAFCLAVGFLPESWMKLVAFFCGKCCLTIAYTVLYGFTIELFPTSSRHAMFSMCSMFGRFGSMVSPQIPILVRISKLLPLFLFSFMATTFGILALCFPETSHVPLPHTIEEAVHIGKHVRSQVTK encoded by the exons ATGGCGTCCCAAGGCCATTTTCAACAAACATGCCAAAACAATCCCCAATATTTAGAGACGATaaacaaaacaacatttaTCGATTCTTCAAAGCAACTTGAAGAAATTCTACTTCAATTCGGTAAATggggaaaatttcaatatttttattacctgTGCCTGGGTTTTGCGGTtgtattttcagtatttaccatgaactatatatttttagcCCGTGATATTAAATATCG GTGTTTAATAGAAGAATGCGACTTGAAgactcaaacatacaatacaaattttcttccTGAATACGTACCTTTTAGGAACGGTCTTCCAGAGAGATGCCTGAGATATCAGCCGTATTCTGCTGCAAATAGATCAGATCTGGAATTATGCAGTAATAACTCTAAAATAAGTGATAGCTCTATCACAATCAAATGCTCAAAGTTCGTCTTTGAAAGAAAGGAGTTCACTATAGTGCATGAT TTCGGCATCTTTTGTCCAGAAAATTTGTGGAAGCTGACAGTGGTCGGTACTATAAGCATTTCAGGCGAATTGGTCAGTCTCGCATATTCAGGATTTTTATCGGACAG ATATGGACGCAAAACCATAATGTGCGCTAGCCTGTTGATGAGCAGCTTATCCGGACTTCTAAAGTCATTTTCCCTGAACTATTCCATGTTCCTGGTTTTCGAGTTTATGGACACAGCCTTAGGGGGCGCCACATATGGGGCTGCCTTTGTGTTGG CAATGGAACTAGTTACAGCTAAAGACCGAAATCTAGGAAATACAATTATCAGTTGCGTCTACGCTTTAGGGCAAGTCATTTTTGGTATCGCAGCCTGGTTGATACCGTCATGGAGAATCTTGATCAGGATTCTTTATTTTCCAGGACTTCTCGCAATTCCCTTATGGATTTTCCTACCAGAATCCTTAag GTGGCTAGTATCGAAGCATAAATCCAAAGAAGCTATAGACATTCTGCATCATATTGCTCGCGTTAATGGCagagaaatttatttcgaagATACACAAGGTCTACAAAGGGCTTTTGATAAATCCTGCAACGAAGAGGAGCATAGCAACGCTTCAAAGCAGTCGCAAAGTGGGTCATTTTTGGATGTTTTGAAGCACCCAGTTCTTCTAATAAGGTCTCTCCATTGTTCATTAACGTGG ATATGCTGCAACTTCGTGTTCTACGGTTTAACAATCCATTCAGTGGACGTTTCCGAGAGCATTTACCtcagttttatattttccgCAGTAGCTGAGACACCTGGTTACGTAATATATTACTATGCTAACGAGAAATGGGGCCGTCGAAGACTGATGTCTTCCACCCTAATTCTGGGCGGTGCATTTTGCCTAGCTGTGGGCTTCTTGCCAGAGA GTTGGATGAAACTAGTGGCGTTCTTTTGCGGCAAATGTTGTCTCACTATTGCCTATACTGTCCTCTATGGGTTTACCATAGAGTTGTTTCCCACTTCGTCAAGGCATGCTATGTTCTCCATGTGTTCCATGTTTGGGAGGTTCGGCTCGATGGTTAGTCCACAAATTCCTATACTg GTCCGCATTTCAAAGCTCCTGCCTCTTTTCTTGTTCAGCTTTATGGCAACAACTTTCGGAATTTTAGCACTATGCTTTCCTGAGACCTCCCACGTTCCCTTACCCCATACAATTGAAGAGGCTGTCCATATTGGGAAGCATGTTAGAAGCCAAGTTACTAAATAG
- the LOC136343597 gene encoding solute carrier family 22 member 21-like isoform X2: MASQGHFQQTCQNNPQYLETINKTTFIDSSKQLEEILLQFGKWGKFQYFYYLCLGFAVVFSVFTMNYIFLARDIKYRCLIEECDLKTQTYNTNFLPEYVPFRNGLPERCLRYQPYSAANRSDLELCSNNSKISDSSITIKCSKFVFERKEFTIVHDFGIFCPENLWKLTVVGTISISGELVSLAYSGFLSDRYGRKTIMCASLLMSSLSGLLKSFSLNYSMFLVFEFMDTALGGATYGAAFVLAMELVTAKDRNLGNTIISCVYALGQVIFGLLAIPLWIFLPESLRWLVSKHKSKEAIDILHHIARVNGREIYFEDTQGLQRAFDKSCNEEEHSNASKQSQSGSFLDVLKHPVLLIRSLHCSLTWICCNFVFYGLTIHSVDVSESIYLSFIFSAVAETPGYVIYYYANEKWGRRRLMSSTLILGGAFCLAVGFLPESWMKLVAFFCGKCCLTIAYTVLYGFTIELFPTSSRHAMFSMCSMFGRFGSMVSPQIPILVRISKLLPLFLFSFMATTFGILALCFPETSHVPLPHTIEEAVHIGKHVRSQVTK, encoded by the exons ATGGCGTCCCAAGGCCATTTTCAACAAACATGCCAAAACAATCCCCAATATTTAGAGACGATaaacaaaacaacatttaTCGATTCTTCAAAGCAACTTGAAGAAATTCTACTTCAATTCGGTAAATggggaaaatttcaatatttttattacctgTGCCTGGGTTTTGCGGTtgtattttcagtatttaccatgaactatatatttttagcCCGTGATATTAAATATCG GTGTTTAATAGAAGAATGCGACTTGAAgactcaaacatacaatacaaattttcttccTGAATACGTACCTTTTAGGAACGGTCTTCCAGAGAGATGCCTGAGATATCAGCCGTATTCTGCTGCAAATAGATCAGATCTGGAATTATGCAGTAATAACTCTAAAATAAGTGATAGCTCTATCACAATCAAATGCTCAAAGTTCGTCTTTGAAAGAAAGGAGTTCACTATAGTGCATGAT TTCGGCATCTTTTGTCCAGAAAATTTGTGGAAGCTGACAGTGGTCGGTACTATAAGCATTTCAGGCGAATTGGTCAGTCTCGCATATTCAGGATTTTTATCGGACAG ATATGGACGCAAAACCATAATGTGCGCTAGCCTGTTGATGAGCAGCTTATCCGGACTTCTAAAGTCATTTTCCCTGAACTATTCCATGTTCCTGGTTTTCGAGTTTATGGACACAGCCTTAGGGGGCGCCACATATGGGGCTGCCTTTGTGTTGG CAATGGAACTAGTTACAGCTAAAGACCGAAATCTAGGAAATACAATTATCAGTTGCGTCTACGCTTTAGGGCAAGTCATTTTTG GACTTCTCGCAATTCCCTTATGGATTTTCCTACCAGAATCCTTAag GTGGCTAGTATCGAAGCATAAATCCAAAGAAGCTATAGACATTCTGCATCATATTGCTCGCGTTAATGGCagagaaatttatttcgaagATACACAAGGTCTACAAAGGGCTTTTGATAAATCCTGCAACGAAGAGGAGCATAGCAACGCTTCAAAGCAGTCGCAAAGTGGGTCATTTTTGGATGTTTTGAAGCACCCAGTTCTTCTAATAAGGTCTCTCCATTGTTCATTAACGTGG ATATGCTGCAACTTCGTGTTCTACGGTTTAACAATCCATTCAGTGGACGTTTCCGAGAGCATTTACCtcagttttatattttccgCAGTAGCTGAGACACCTGGTTACGTAATATATTACTATGCTAACGAGAAATGGGGCCGTCGAAGACTGATGTCTTCCACCCTAATTCTGGGCGGTGCATTTTGCCTAGCTGTGGGCTTCTTGCCAGAGA GTTGGATGAAACTAGTGGCGTTCTTTTGCGGCAAATGTTGTCTCACTATTGCCTATACTGTCCTCTATGGGTTTACCATAGAGTTGTTTCCCACTTCGTCAAGGCATGCTATGTTCTCCATGTGTTCCATGTTTGGGAGGTTCGGCTCGATGGTTAGTCCACAAATTCCTATACTg GTCCGCATTTCAAAGCTCCTGCCTCTTTTCTTGTTCAGCTTTATGGCAACAACTTTCGGAATTTTAGCACTATGCTTTCCTGAGACCTCCCACGTTCCCTTACCCCATACAATTGAAGAGGCTGTCCATATTGGGAAGCATGTTAGAAGCCAAGTTACTAAATAG